Sequence from the Oncorhynchus gorbuscha isolate QuinsamMale2020 ecotype Even-year unplaced genomic scaffold, OgorEven_v1.0 Un_scaffold_9040, whole genome shotgun sequence genome:
gagagacacacagagagacacacagagagacacactgagacacacagagagacacagagagacacacagagacacacagagacacactgagagacacgcagagagacacacagagacacacagagacacacacagagacacacactgagacacacagtgagacacacagagacacacagagaggcacagagagacacactgagagacacactgagacacacagagagacacacagagacacacagagagacacactgagacacactgagacacacactgagacacacacagagacacacagagacacacagagagacacactgagacacacagagacacacagagacacactgagagacacacagagacacactgagagacacgcagagacacacagagacacacagagacacacacagagaggcacatagagacacacagagacacagagacacacagagagacacacagagagacacacagagagacatatacaTGTTATTAACTCCAGTGGTTATTCTGTCTCTTTAGTGCTATACATATATTtcatgttattctctctctctctctctctctctctctctctctctctctctgtctctctctctctctctctctctctgtgtctctctctctctctctgtctctctctgtgtctctctgtctctctgtctctctctgtcactctgtctctctctttctgtctctctgtctctctctgactgtctctctttctctctctctctgtctgtctctctgtctctctctctctgtctgtctctttgtctctctctctctgtctttctctgactgtctctctacgtctctctctctccctgtgtctctctgtctctctctctctctctctctctctctctctctctctctctctctctctctctctctctctctctctctctctctctctctctctctctctctctctctctttgtctctctctccctttgtctctctctctctctctctctctctctctctctctctttgtctctctctccctctgtctctccctctgtctctctctctttgtctctctctctgtctctgttaatcAGCTAGAGAACAGTATGTCTTCCCAGGTATTGTAATATCCACTAGCATGTATTGTGTTGCCTCCGTCAGACAGCTTCGCTCCACAGGTTTCTACGTGTTTATGTTTCTCACAGAAGATGATAGATTCTCATCTAACCACCTAACTAGCCAATAGGAGCTCTGCATGTACCCCCCCTGCGCACCCTCCTCGACGGGGTTACCAATAGTAACAGCGACCTtgccgagtgtgtgtgtgtgtgttattagctCAACATCAAAAGGTCAATGATTATCTGCTCAGAGGGTtgctgggaaatatgcaaatgagACATTAATTTGAGATCACTGATAGGACTGAAGGTCTGTAATGTagctacacgcacacacacagacacacagacagacaggcaggcaggcaggcagacagacagacagacagacagacagacagacagacaggcaggcaggcaggcaggcaggcaggcaggcaggcaggcaggcagacagacagacagacagacagacagacagacagacagacagacagacagacagacagacagacagacagacagacagacagacagacagacagacagacagacagacagttttagTTTGTCACGTGAAAGAGTCAAGTCCCATTTTCTTTTGTGTCCTCGTGCCTTTCTCACTCACTCAGGTGTACCTCACAATGTTGGCTGTAAGTAACACTCTGTCACCTCTGACCTTTCACCCCTGAAtatgcatgttgtgtgtgtggggggaacaCTGTGCTCCTGTTTTACCTCTGTAGCCAACAATAATGGTCCTTCCTGTGCTTAACCCccctcccttccatccctctcttcctctctccctttcccctccctttcttttcctctctctctctctctctctctctctctctctctctctctctctctctctctctctctctctctctctctctctctctctctctctccctgtccctctccctctctctctccctctctctcccctctctctctctctctctctctctctctctctctctctctctctctctctctctctctctctctcccctgtccctctccctctctccccctctctctctctctctctctctctctctccctctccctctctctctctcctctctctctctctctctctctctctcacactctccctctccctctctctctctctctctccctcccctctccctcttcctctccctctctctctctctctctctctcctcttcctctccctctctctctctctctctctctctctctctctctctctctctctctctctctctctctctctctctctctctctctatccctctctctttctctatctctctctctccctctctctctctctctctctctctctctctctctctctctctctctctctctctctctccctctccctctccctctccctctccctccctctccctctccctctccctctcctctgtttccagTCCTGTACAGTAGGTTGTTATGTCTTGATCTAGCCATGTGATGCGGTATCTAGTGCCACTGGACATCAAAGCGCCATACAGGCGACCCATAGACACCTCAGcatgacaagacaagacagcctCCTAGCTAgcccctctgtgtctgtgtgtctgtctgtgtgtgtgtctgtgtgtgtatgtgtgtctgtgtgtctctgtgtgtctctgtgtggcctctgtgtgtctctgtgtctctgtgtgtccgtgtgtctctgtgtgtctattgtgtgtgtgtctctgtgtgtctctgtgtgagtctgtgtgtctctgtgtgtctgtgtgtgtctctgtgtgtctctgtgtctctgtgtctctgtgtctctgtgtctgtgtgtctctgtgtgtctctgtgtgtctctgtgtgtctctgtgtctgtgtgtctctgtgtgtctctgtgtgtctctgtgtgtctgtgtgtctctgtgtctctgtgtgtctctgtgtgtctctgtgtgtctctgtgtgtctgtgtccccgTGTGCTGCTatctgtccctgtgtgtctctgtgtgtctctgtgtgtctctgtgtctctgtgtgtctgtgtgtctgtgtgtctctgtgtgtctctgtgtctctgtgtgtctctgtgtgtctctgtgtgtctctgtgtgtctctgtgtctgtgtccccaTGTGCTGCTATCTGTCCCTGTGTGTTTAATGCTTGGTTTGTAATTGtcgtgttgtgtgtgttggtccTGTAACCGATGTCGTTGGTCCTCTGGATGCGGAGGACTACCGCAGTAAGCTGGGAGGGACTGTTTTGCCCGACCTGGCCTGTCCTGAAAAGTGTCGATGCGAGGGACCCGGTTGACTGTTTCAACCAGAAGCTGGCCAAGATACCTGAGCAGGCATCCCTCAATACACACAGGATCTGTGAGTTAGGAATGCCTGAGCACATCGCTCAGTACACACAGGAActgtgagttaggagataccacacatttcaggatctgagttaggagataccacacattcaggaactgagttaggagataccatacattcaggatctgagttaggagataccacacattcaggaactGGGTTAGGAGATACCATACATTCAGGATCTGAGTTAGGAGTACACACATTCAGGAACTGAGTTGGAGATACCACATTCAggaactgagttaggagataccatacATTCAGGATCCTGAGGTTAGGAGATACCACATTCAggaactgagttaggagataccacattcaggatctgagttaggagatacccacacattcaggaactgagttaggagataccatacattcaggatctgagttaggagatacacattcaggaactgagttgggagataccatacattcaggatctgagttaggagataccacattcaggaactgagttaggaatgcacacacattcaggaactgagttaggagataccatacattcaggatctgagttaggagataccacacattcaggaactgagttaggagataccacacattcaggatctgagttaggagataccacacattcaggaactgagttaggagataccatacattcaggatctgagttaggagataccacacattaGGGATCtggagataccacacattcaggatctgagttaggagataccacacattcaggaactgagttaggagataccatacattcaggatctgagttaggagataccatacattcaggaactgagttaggagataccacacattcaggaactgagttaggagataccacacattcaggatctgagttaggagatgccacacattcaggaactgagttaggagataccatacattcaggatctgagttaggagataccacacattcaggaactgagttaggagataccatacattcaggatctgagttaggagataccatacattcaggaactgagttaggagataccacacattcaggaactgagttaggagataccacacattcaggatctgagttaggagataccacacattcaggaactgagttaagagataccatacattcaggatctgagttaggagataccacacattcaggaactgagttaggagataccatacattcaggatctgagttaggagataccatacATTCAGTTCctgtgagttaggagataccacacattcaggaactgggttaggagataccacacattagggatctgagttaggagataccatacattcaggatctgagttaggagataccacacattcaggatctgagttaggagataccacacattagggatctgagttaggagataccacacattcaggatctgagttaggagataccatacatttaggaactgagttaggagatacgACACTTTCAGTTCctgtgagttaggagataccatacattcaggatctcagttaggagataccacacattcagttcctgtgagttaggagataccatacattcaggatctgagttaggagataccacacattagggatctgagttaggagataccacacatttaggaactgagttaggagataccacacatttaggaactgagttaggagataccacacattcagttcctgtgagttaggagataccacacattcagttcctgtgagttaggagataccatacattcaggatctgagttaggagataccacacattagggatctgagttaggagataccacacatttaggaactgagttaggagataccacacatttaggaactgagttaggagataccacacattcagttcctgtgagttaggagataccacacattcagttcctgtgagttaggagataccacacattcagttcctgtgagttaggagataccacacattcagttcctgtgagttaggagataccacacattcaggatctgagttaggagataccacacattcaggatctgagttaggagataccacacattcaggaactgagttaggagataccacacattcaggatctgagttaggagataccacacattcagttcctgtgagttaggagataccacacattcaggatctgagttaggagataccacacattcaggatctgagttaggagataccatacattcaggatctgagttaggagataccacacattcagttcctgtgagttaggagataccacacattcaggatctgagagttaggagataccacacattcaggatctgagttaggagataccacacattcagttcctgtgagttaggagataccacacattcaggatctgagttaggagataccacacattcaggatctgagttaggagataccacacattagggatctgagttaggagataccacacattcaggaacACAGACTCtgagagactgacagactgagACACTGAGCGATtgacagactgagagactgagagattgagagactgagagactgagacactgagagactgacagactgagagactgagagattgagacactgagagactgagagtctgagacactgacagactgagagactgagagattgagacactgagagactgagagtctgagacactgagagactgacagactgagacactgagacactgagagactgagacactaagagactgagacactgagagactgacagactgagagactgagagattgagacactgacagactgagagactgagagattgagacactgagagactgacagactgaggGATTGACAGACTGTCATCTCTGTGTTCTTCAttcactctctccccccactctccttccctccctccctccctccctccctccctccctccctccctccctccctccctccctccctcccttcctccctccctccccccctctctctccctccctccctctgtctctctctagtcgtCTGAACAACAATGAGTTTTCAGTGCTGGAGGCGACCGGATTCTTTAAGAGGCTGCCTCAGCTCAAGAAGATGTAAGTATCTCAGCCAATCAATGGTTCCCAAGGTTCATTCAGCCAATCAATGGTTCCCAAGGTTCATTCAGTCTATCCctcccttctccactctctctctctctctctctctccctcctttctctctctctatctctctctctctctgcctgtctctctctctctctctctctgtctctctctctctgtctctgtctctctctgtctctctctctgtctctctctctgtctctctctctctgtctctctctctctgtctctctctctctgtctgtctcccccttctctctctctctctctgtctctctctctctcctctctctcgctctctctctctctgtctctctctgtctctccctcccttctctctctgtctctctctctgtctctctctctgtctgtctcccccttctctctctctctctctctctctctctctctctctctgtctctgtctctccctcatttctcctctctctctgtctctgtctctgtctctctctctccatagtaaCCTCAGTAACAACCGTATCAGTGACATAGAGGAGGGGACATTTGAAGGAGCGACAGGAGTCAATGAGTTGATTCTGACTTCTAACAGACTGGAGAACATCCAGCAGGGCATGTTACAGGGTCTCAACGGACTACGCACActgtgggtacacacacacacacacacacacacacacacacacacacacacacacacacacacaacacacacacacacacacacacacacacacacacacacacacacacacacacacacacacacacacacacagggcatgtTACAGGGTCTCAACGGACTACGCACActgtgggtacacacacacacacacacacacacacacacacacacacacacacacacacacacacacacacacacacacacacacacacacacacactgagacacacacacacacacactgagacacacacacacacacacacacacactgagaaacacactgagagacacactgagacacactgagagacactgagacacacacactgagacactgatagaCACTGATAGAcactgagacacgctgagacacgctgagacacacactgagacacactgagacacactgagagacactgagacacactgagagatgctgagacacacactgagaaacactgagacacactgagagacacactgagacacactgagagacactgagacacactgagagacacacacactgagagtaacacacacacacactgagacacacacacacactgagacacacacacacacacacacacacacacacacacacacacacacacacacacacacacacacacacacacacacacacacacacacacacacacacacacacacacacacactgagatacacacacactgagagacacactgagagacacactgagagacacagagacacacacactgagacactgatagacactgagacactgagacacactgagacacactgagacacacacactgatagacactgatagacactgagacactgagacacactgagacacactaagacacactgagacacactgagacacactgagagacacactgagacacacacactgagacacactgagagacatactgagacacactgagacacactgagagacactgagacacacactgagagacacactgaggcacactgagagacacactgagagacatactgagacacactgagacacactgagagacacactgagacactgagagacactgagacacactgagagacacactgagacacacacactgagacacactgagacacactgacacacgctgagacactgagagacactgagacacactgagagacacactgagacacacacactgagacacactgagacacactgacacacgctgagacactgagagacactgagagacactgagacacactgagacacactaagacacactgagagacacactgagagacacactgagacacactgagagacactgagacacacactgagacacacacactgagacacactgagagacacactgagagacacacactgagagtaacacacacacacactgagacacacacacacacacacacacacacacacacacacacacacacacacacacacacacacacacacacacacacacacacacacacacacacacacacacacacacacacacacacacacacacacacacacacacacacacacacacacacacacacacacacacacacacacactgagatacacacacacactgagagacacactgagacacactgagagacactgagacacacacactgagacagtgatagacactgagacacactgagaaacactgag
This genomic interval carries:
- the LOC124030052 gene encoding slit homolog 2 protein-like; its protein translation is MSLVLWMRRTTAVSWEGLFCPTWPVLKSVDARDPVDCFNQKLAKIPEQASLNTHRICELGMPEHIAQYTQELRLNNNEFSVLEATGFFKRLPQLKKINLSNNRISDIEEGTFEGATGVNELILTSNRLENIQQGMLQGLNGLRTLMLRSNRIRCVSNSSFVGLSSVRLLSLYDNLITSMTPGAFDTLHALSTLNLLANPFNCNCHLAWLGDWLRRKRIVTGNPRCQNPYFLKEIPIQDVAAQDFTCDD